One Cyanobacteria bacterium FACHB-DQ100 DNA segment encodes these proteins:
- a CDS encoding glycosyl transferase — MPQPILYLAITNHGFGHATRAASIAAEIQRLDPEIVLILVTTAPRSLLEAYIPGDFIHRPRAFDVGVIQGDSLTMDKAATLEKLRQIQQQQRSIIASEANFIRQNRVGLVLGDIPPLAAPIAKAAGVPGWMMSNFGWDFIYRDWGGEFIEVADWIGECFAQCDRLFRMPFHESMSAFSHITDVGLTGVDPRFDAAEILEKFDLTETPKENIILATFGGLGLDRIPYENVMRYPDYRFLCFDLNAPDFPNLIKVDDRFYRPIDLMPVCGRLLTKPGYSTFSEACRYEIPVTTVTREGFAESPVLLEGIQNYATHQIWSTDEFFNGDWKGITQSMNAPRKTEKLAKDGNLTIARSVVEYLRSL; from the coding sequence ATGCCTCAACCAATTCTCTATCTTGCGATTACCAATCATGGCTTTGGTCATGCCACCCGGGCAGCCTCGATCGCGGCTGAAATTCAGCGGCTCGATCCTGAGATTGTATTAATCCTTGTGACCACGGCTCCGCGATCGCTGCTGGAAGCTTATATTCCAGGAGATTTTATCCATCGTCCCCGCGCCTTTGATGTGGGTGTGATTCAAGGGGATAGTCTCACCATGGATAAAGCGGCAACCTTAGAGAAACTCCGTCAGATTCAGCAACAACAGCGATCGATCATTGCTAGCGAGGCCAATTTTATTCGTCAAAATCGAGTTGGCTTAGTGTTGGGAGATATTCCACCGTTAGCGGCTCCGATCGCCAAAGCAGCAGGCGTTCCGGGCTGGATGATGAGTAACTTTGGGTGGGACTTTATCTATCGCGATTGGGGCGGCGAATTTATTGAGGTTGCAGATTGGATTGGGGAATGTTTTGCTCAGTGCGATCGATTGTTCAGAATGCCCTTTCATGAATCCATGAGCGCGTTTTCTCACATTACAGATGTGGGCTTGACCGGAGTTGATCCCCGATTCGATGCCGCAGAGATTTTAGAGAAATTTGATCTAACTGAAACTCCGAAAGAAAACATTATTTTGGCAACATTTGGCGGATTGGGACTCGATCGCATTCCCTACGAAAACGTGATGCGCTATCCCGATTACAGATTTCTTTGTTTTGATCTAAACGCTCCAGACTTCCCGAATCTAATCAAAGTAGACGATCGCTTTTATCGCCCGATTGATCTCATGCCTGTGTGTGGTCGTCTACTCACAAAACCGGGATATAGCACTTTTTCCGAGGCTTGCCGCTACGAAATTCCGGTTACAACTGTTACCCGTGAGGGTTTTGCTGAGTCTCCAGTGTTGCTCGAAGGGATTCAGAACTATGCAACGCATCAAATTTGGTCAACCGATGAGTTTTTTAACGGTGATTGGAAAGGTATCACTCAATCAATGAACGCACCGCGTAAAACAGAAAAGCTCGCTAAAGATGGAAATTTAACCATTGCGCGATCGGTCGTGGAGTATCTACGCTCATTGTAA
- a CDS encoding DUF697 domain-containing protein has protein sequence MSQAPSNRPNPQDTHLNRARASLRQAFTNYSQFLRSTKDPQLESALKTELETISSNLKKLDQYVLRIAVFGLVSRGKSAILNALIGEKVFETGPLNGVTQAPSLVTWSPSGGFVSEGRSIVPESSSKIRIELIDTPGLDEIDGQARAEMAQEVARQADLILFVISGDMTRTEYKALCDLRQAQKPLILVFNKVDLYPDQSRQDIYLNLQSLGARTGNSDRLEQLLTSDEIVMVAAEPAPLQMRVEYPDGRVSYEWESPPPQIEELKAKILTILNREGRSLLALNALTQARVAEEEIAAKVMELRNAEAEALIWKFTRYKAIAIALNPIAFLDLIGGAVSDLAMIQALANLYGLPMTRYEAGKLLNTILLSSGTLLLGEIGSGVLLGMGKSAAALATGVDGSAGFSAFAGTAAVQAGIAGYGSYSVGRAAQVYLENGCTWGAQGANTVIREILNQVDAKTIIYRLRQELL, from the coding sequence TTGAGTCAAGCCCCTTCTAATCGCCCGAATCCCCAGGACACTCACCTCAATCGAGCGCGGGCAAGTTTGCGCCAAGCGTTTACCAATTATTCTCAGTTTTTGCGATCGACCAAAGATCCGCAACTTGAATCTGCATTAAAGACGGAACTCGAAACGATCTCAAGCAATTTGAAGAAGCTCGATCAGTACGTGCTGAGAATTGCGGTGTTTGGCTTGGTGAGTCGCGGAAAATCGGCAATTTTGAATGCGCTGATTGGAGAAAAGGTGTTTGAAACAGGTCCTCTAAACGGCGTGACGCAGGCTCCCAGCCTGGTTACTTGGTCGCCAAGTGGTGGGTTTGTGTCTGAAGGACGATCGATCGTGCCAGAGTCTTCGAGCAAGATTCGCATCGAATTGATCGATACACCGGGACTTGATGAAATTGACGGACAAGCGCGGGCAGAAATGGCGCAAGAAGTTGCCCGACAAGCGGATTTAATTTTGTTTGTGATTTCTGGAGATATGACGCGGACTGAATACAAAGCGCTCTGTGATCTCAGACAAGCACAAAAGCCGCTAATTCTAGTGTTTAACAAAGTTGACCTTTATCCGGATCAATCGCGCCAAGATATCTATCTCAATCTGCAAAGCTTGGGGGCTAGAACAGGAAATAGCGATCGCTTAGAGCAGCTTTTAACTTCAGATGAGATTGTCATGGTTGCGGCGGAACCCGCACCGCTGCAAATGCGCGTGGAATATCCAGACGGGCGAGTGAGCTATGAATGGGAAAGCCCACCTCCGCAAATTGAGGAATTGAAAGCGAAGATTCTGACGATTCTGAATCGAGAAGGTCGATCGCTCTTGGCGCTCAATGCGTTGACTCAAGCTAGAGTCGCAGAAGAAGAAATCGCGGCGAAAGTGATGGAACTGCGAAACGCCGAAGCTGAAGCCTTAATCTGGAAGTTTACCCGCTACAAAGCGATCGCCATTGCACTCAACCCGATCGCGTTTCTCGATCTCATTGGTGGCGCAGTTTCAGATTTAGCAATGATCCAAGCTTTAGCAAATCTCTATGGCTTGCCGATGACGCGCTATGAGGCAGGAAAGCTATTAAATACAATCCTGCTCAGTTCAGGAACATTGCTGCTCGGTGAGATTGGTAGCGGAGTTTTACTAGGAATGGGCAAAAGTGCAGCAGCTTTAGCGACCGGAGTAGATGGCAGTGCAGGATTCTCGGCATTCGCGGGAACGGCTGCTGTTCAAGCAGGCATTGCAGGATATGGGTCGTACTCGGTTGGACGAGCAGCGCAAGTTTACCTGGAAAATGGCTGCACCTGGGGCGCACAGGGCGCTAACACGGTGATTCGCGAAATATTGAATCAAGTGGATGCCAAAACGATTATTTATCGATTGCGGCAGGAACTTTTGTAA
- a CDS encoding ABC transporter ATP-binding protein: MAKFLDILKYFRNYWKISIFSIAMMSLFEIIDLFVPYTIGQILNVLSGQPLDRVLQSLINSTAQISRVEVNQSFTLSVLLVLIAIVSVVRAPIQPWLGAWFAWDTAFRARRDNAGESLKKVLTLPLEFYDENNAGRIAARVAKGLSNHTWIYPDMISQLFPKLLRVIGIVAVIWFIEWRIAILLLVSFIGILAFNLVGLKELSDQEERLDKYMEDTESRTSEIITNIKTVKAFATETSELKRQQQRLDREFKVLDYRIHKGYVMLMMYERTIVQTCVFILFALAVCATAQGKISIGHFTTTFTISSMAYAEVQPISQFAEFFARRYGSMVRFHEFMKLPVGMDASSLAPHPEAVPKYQFTGKVEFSNLRFGYNVDRPVLKNINLLIEPYQTVALVGRSGSGKSTLVKLLFRYFEPNQGKILIDGQDIRRLDISGYRKRLAIVHQEVDIFNGTLLDNLTYGNPNATMEQVREACRIAQAEDFIQQMSAGYATIVGERGVRLSGGQRQRIGIARALIVDPDVLIFDEATSSLDYESERSIQLAMRSILGTRTLIIIAHRLSTVREADKIVVLDQGNIVEVGSHEELLQQGGLYQRLHSLQETGELLA; this comes from the coding sequence ATGGCTAAATTTTTAGACATTCTCAAATACTTTCGCAACTACTGGAAGATTTCAATTTTCAGTATTGCGATGATGAGTTTGTTCGAGATTATTGACTTATTTGTGCCTTATACGATCGGGCAAATTTTGAATGTCCTGTCGGGGCAGCCGCTCGATCGTGTCTTACAAAGCCTGATCAATTCAACTGCACAAATCAGCCGAGTTGAAGTTAATCAATCCTTTACGCTATCGGTGTTATTGGTGCTAATCGCGATCGTGTCTGTGGTGCGTGCGCCGATTCAGCCGTGGTTAGGTGCCTGGTTTGCTTGGGATACTGCATTTCGGGCGCGTCGTGATAATGCTGGGGAATCGTTAAAAAAGGTATTGACTTTACCATTAGAGTTCTACGACGAGAACAATGCTGGACGGATTGCAGCGCGTGTCGCAAAAGGATTGTCAAATCATACTTGGATCTATCCGGATATGATTTCGCAACTGTTCCCGAAGCTTTTACGGGTGATTGGAATTGTTGCAGTGATTTGGTTTATCGAATGGCGCATCGCGATTTTACTGCTCGTTTCGTTTATTGGTATTCTCGCGTTTAACTTAGTAGGGCTGAAAGAGCTTTCTGACCAAGAAGAACGCTTAGATAAATACATGGAGGATACTGAAAGCCGCACTTCTGAGATTATCACCAATATTAAGACGGTGAAAGCCTTTGCAACCGAAACTTCAGAGCTGAAGCGCCAGCAGCAGAGACTTGATCGAGAGTTCAAAGTGCTGGACTATCGCATTCACAAAGGCTATGTAATGCTGATGATGTATGAGCGCACGATCGTTCAGACTTGTGTGTTCATCTTGTTTGCTTTAGCAGTCTGTGCCACAGCACAGGGCAAGATCTCGATCGGTCACTTTACAACGACTTTCACAATATCAAGTATGGCGTATGCGGAAGTACAACCGATTAGTCAATTTGCTGAGTTCTTTGCGCGGCGCTATGGTTCAATGGTGCGCTTTCACGAGTTTATGAAGCTTCCGGTTGGTATGGATGCTAGCAGTCTCGCACCCCATCCTGAAGCGGTACCGAAGTATCAGTTCACCGGGAAAGTTGAATTCTCTAATCTGCGGTTTGGTTACAATGTCGATCGACCCGTTCTCAAAAACATCAACTTACTCATCGAACCATATCAAACGGTGGCATTAGTCGGTCGATCGGGGTCAGGAAAATCAACGCTTGTCAAGCTTCTGTTCCGCTACTTTGAGCCGAATCAGGGCAAGATCTTGATCGATGGTCAAGACATTCGACGGTTGGATATTAGTGGCTATCGGAAGCGATTAGCCATTGTTCACCAAGAGGTTGATATCTTCAATGGCACATTGCTCGATAACCTGACCTATGGCAATCCCAACGCCACAATGGAGCAAGTCCGCGAAGCCTGTCGTATTGCTCAGGCAGAAGACTTTATCCAACAGATGTCAGCCGGATATGCGACGATCGTTGGTGAACGGGGGGTTCGACTCTCCGGAGGACAAAGACAGCGAATCGGGATTGCTAGAGCTTTGATTGTTGATCCGGATGTGCTGATCTTTGATGAAGCAACTTCAAGCTTGGACTATGAATCAGAGCGATCGATTCAGTTAGCAATGCGATCGATTCTGGGAACGAGAACATTGATCATCATTGCTCACCGACTGAGTACGGTGCGTGAAGCAGACAAAATTGTGGTGTTAGACCAAGGCAACATTGTTGAGGTTGGCAGCCACGAAGAACTGCTACAACAAGGCGGACTCTATCAACGCTTGCACTCGCTTCAGGAAACTGGCGAATTGTTAGCTTAA
- a CDS encoding trypsin-like peptidase domain-containing protein, with product MMALKKSITSISLVSFGAIAAIAAVATTHFAPARIVDLQPVVAQSTSPDANFVSNAVDRTGAAVVRINSSRTAGGNFSNERVVRGVGSGFITRSDGLILTNAHVVDRANRVTVTLKDGRQFEGRVVGEDRQADVAVVKIQANNLPTVPLGNSNQLRPGEWAIAIGNPLGLDNTVTVGIISGTERSGRSFGAPNGQGYIQTDAAINPGNSGGPLLNQNGQVIGINTAIIRGTQGIGFAIPINRAQQIAQGIVSAPIANLTAR from the coding sequence ATGATGGCTTTGAAAAAATCAATCACTTCAATTTCGCTAGTTTCATTTGGCGCGATCGCCGCGATCGCAGCGGTCGCAACGACTCACTTTGCCCCCGCTCGAATTGTGGATCTACAGCCCGTAGTAGCTCAATCTACATCTCCTGATGCCAACTTCGTCTCAAACGCGGTCGATCGTACAGGTGCGGCAGTCGTTCGGATTAATTCATCACGCACGGCAGGAGGTAATTTCTCTAATGAGCGAGTTGTACGCGGAGTGGGTTCAGGATTTATTACGCGATCGGATGGATTAATTTTGACCAATGCTCATGTGGTCGATCGAGCTAATCGAGTCACCGTCACGCTGAAAGATGGACGACAGTTTGAAGGGCGCGTCGTCGGAGAAGATCGTCAGGCTGATGTTGCCGTGGTGAAAATCCAAGCAAACAATTTGCCTACAGTTCCTTTGGGAAATTCTAATCAACTGCGTCCCGGAGAATGGGCGATCGCGATTGGTAATCCACTTGGATTGGATAATACTGTCACGGTTGGCATTATCAGTGGCACTGAGCGATCGGGGCGATCGTTTGGAGCGCCGAATGGTCAAGGCTATATCCAAACCGATGCTGCGATCAATCCGGGCAATTCTGGTGGCCCATTGCTTAACCAGAACGGGCAGGTTATTGGCATTAATACAGCGATTATTCGGGGGACTCAAGGCATTGGATTTGCAATTCCGATCAATCGCGCCCAGCAGATCGCTCAAGGAATTGTCTCGGCTCCGATCGCAAATTTGACAGCGCGTTAA
- a CDS encoding peptidoglycan-binding protein, producing MRTVRSLIISIALVLSTIVPGWTQTRPILRVGSQGATVTELQSTLKLLGYFSGSVNGAFEESTDQAVKRFQQAAGITADGVVGNETWNRLFPTSEPTTLTPAPRTPEARPVRSEPAPTGAFPILRRGARGEAVQGLQSRLRAIGMYDGEVDGVFGAGTEAAVKAAQAKFGLAVDGVVGGATWAAILR from the coding sequence ATGCGGACTGTTCGATCGCTGATCATTTCGATTGCGCTGGTGCTGAGTACGATCGTGCCTGGATGGACGCAGACTCGACCGATTCTCCGAGTTGGAAGTCAAGGCGCAACGGTGACTGAGCTACAAAGCACTTTGAAACTTTTAGGATATTTTTCAGGTTCAGTCAATGGTGCATTTGAAGAAAGCACCGATCAAGCTGTAAAACGCTTTCAACAGGCGGCGGGAATTACAGCCGATGGTGTGGTTGGGAATGAAACCTGGAACCGCTTGTTTCCCACTTCTGAGCCTACGACGCTGACTCCAGCGCCTCGGACTCCTGAAGCACGTCCGGTTCGTTCTGAGCCTGCACCGACGGGAGCGTTTCCGATTTTGCGACGGGGTGCGAGAGGTGAAGCAGTACAAGGATTACAAAGTCGATTGAGAGCGATCGGCATGTATGACGGAGAAGTTGATGGGGTGTTTGGCGCTGGAACTGAAGCAGCGGTAAAAGCAGCACAGGCGAAGTTTGGGTTAGCGGTTGATGGGGTGGTTGGGGGTGCAACTTGGGCAGCAATCTTACGCTAG
- a CDS encoding DUF2442 domain-containing protein, which produces MENLDAALEAQLDRAYDRAILVDATEPRAASAYYDRASGQVVIHLKDGSTFMFPHELAQGLADASEEDLATIEITPSGIGLHWEALDVDLTVPALLQGIYGTKAWMQQLRQKRNAV; this is translated from the coding sequence ATGGAGAACCTTGATGCAGCTTTAGAAGCACAGCTTGATCGTGCCTACGATCGAGCAATTCTCGTAGATGCCACAGAGCCGCGTGCTGCTTCTGCCTATTACGATCGTGCTTCTGGTCAAGTCGTCATTCATCTAAAAGACGGCTCAACTTTTATGTTTCCTCATGAACTTGCACAGGGATTGGCTGATGCTTCTGAAGAGGATTTAGCAACCATTGAAATTACTCCTTCTGGGATTGGCTTGCATTGGGAGGCACTAGATGTAGATCTAACCGTCCCCGCTCTGCTGCAAGGAATCTATGGAACAAAAGCTTGGATGCAACAATTAAGGCAAAAACGAAATGCAGTTTAA
- a CDS encoding ADP-ribosylglycohydrolase family protein, translated as MQSALLYRFQAAMMGALIGETIALQSLNRVPARRYSLDQLMQFYAESLITPERIETEDHPIFREPLTTAESAIALLPVFLFFHEDFLKLRQNAQTVLRLWQNSAVSELDLLAIGYTFSQALLESLNPRRFVTSMFEVLLPPPEGVPKLQRLQQVETMVQQGIGLEEATQLILTLSDATLGDAAVALALYCFLSTPGDFRLSVLRSLQIGYRTPTVAALTGALSGAYNSTIGLPSEWRMSVPQQAEIQQLSQQLLASWSGMYVVRPRNFAVAAPQVIRR; from the coding sequence ATGCAATCTGCCCTTCTCTATCGATTTCAAGCCGCAATGATGGGGGCGCTAATCGGCGAAACGATCGCACTGCAATCGCTGAATCGGGTTCCTGCTCGTCGGTATTCGCTCGATCAGCTCATGCAGTTTTACGCGGAGTCTTTGATTACTCCGGAGCGAATCGAAACAGAAGACCATCCGATTTTTCGAGAGCCACTGACAACGGCGGAATCTGCGATCGCGCTTCTGCCTGTGTTCCTGTTCTTTCACGAAGACTTTCTGAAGCTGAGGCAGAATGCTCAGACTGTTCTGAGGCTATGGCAGAATTCTGCGGTGTCGGAGCTGGACTTACTGGCGATCGGATATACGTTCTCGCAAGCTTTACTCGAATCGCTCAATCCTCGCCGCTTTGTCACTTCGATGTTTGAAGTCTTGTTACCGCCGCCTGAAGGAGTTCCTAAGCTCCAGCGGCTTCAGCAGGTCGAAACGATGGTACAGCAGGGCATTGGACTTGAAGAGGCGACTCAGCTTATTTTGACGCTGAGTGATGCCACGCTGGGAGATGCTGCCGTTGCGTTAGCCTTGTATTGTTTTCTCAGCACGCCAGGAGACTTTCGCTTGTCGGTTCTGAGATCGCTACAAATCGGGTATCGGACTCCAACGGTTGCCGCACTCACTGGGGCACTTTCTGGAGCGTATAACAGCACGATCGGGCTTCCGTCCGAATGGCGCATGAGTGTTCCACAACAAGCTGAAATTCAGCAATTGTCTCAACAATTGTTAGCCAGTTGGTCAGGAATGTATGTGGTTAGACCGAGGAATTTTGCAGTTGCGGCTCCTCAAGTGATACGGCGTTAA
- the asnB gene encoding asparagine synthase (glutamine-hydrolyzing), translating to MCGIGGIFQHDPARPIDPAVLIAMAAIQSHRGPDGCGWKTINDRGVGFTHARLAIIDLNADRARQPFVSENQQIMIAHNGEFYDYKRIRADLTSRGYQFKSKSDTELLMHLTHRFGLEGALPHLRGEFGFAIYEKQYDRLTLVRDRFGIKPLFWTMTPEGLVFGSEIKVLFAHPAVKRKISSHGLYHQLMQLMVPGTTAFEEVHAVQPGQMVIVERQDGELKVRTKTYWDLNFPLLSDRTQQYDDEYYIETLRERFIEAIQLKLEADVPVACYLSGGIDSCTILGIAAACQQSPVKAFTVGFDNQDYDETEISKQMSQAVGADQDIVMTRGGELYDHFARAIWHTERSIYNTFTIAKLLLSEHVHKAGYRVVLTGEGSDELFAGYPQLRLDMIRHGMNDATPEERADLEAWLQESNRLFQGNLLAQKALDDPALTQLVGFTPSCLQSWLSMGAQVPGLLHPEHRAATANYSPGAAIATALDPAQISARHPLDKVQYIWIKTQFESQVLGWAGDRVDMANSMEARPPFLDHHLVEFAVTLPPLMRFRGKRDKYVLREAMKGLLPQALYDRQKFAFMAPPSHTDVEKQRALRSLCDLYLSNRAIADAGLLDAEAVNQVLQRHADPNTPLSARTQLDGIINHLLSVQMLHQQFVAADIPRLARERSQHLNWRSHQPVLSGVS from the coding sequence ATGTGTGGCATTGGTGGTATTTTCCAGCACGACCCAGCAAGACCGATCGATCCTGCGGTTTTAATCGCAATGGCAGCCATTCAATCGCATCGAGGGCCAGATGGCTGCGGCTGGAAAACGATCAACGATCGCGGTGTCGGTTTCACTCATGCCCGTTTAGCCATTATTGATTTAAACGCCGATCGTGCTCGTCAGCCCTTTGTGTCAGAAAATCAGCAAATCATGATCGCTCACAATGGCGAATTCTATGACTACAAACGCATTCGAGCAGACCTGACTTCACGCGGCTATCAGTTTAAATCCAAAAGCGATACAGAGCTATTGATGCACTTAACTCACCGCTTCGGATTAGAAGGTGCATTACCTCATCTGCGCGGAGAATTCGGCTTTGCAATCTATGAAAAGCAATACGATCGACTCACATTAGTACGCGATCGCTTTGGCATTAAGCCCTTGTTCTGGACAATGACTCCAGAAGGGTTGGTGTTTGGTTCTGAGATTAAGGTCTTATTTGCTCATCCCGCAGTCAAGCGTAAAATTTCATCACACGGACTGTATCATCAACTCATGCAACTCATGGTTCCGGGAACGACTGCATTTGAGGAAGTTCACGCAGTTCAACCGGGACAGATGGTGATTGTTGAGCGTCAAGATGGAGAACTGAAGGTTCGCACCAAAACTTACTGGGATTTGAACTTTCCCTTACTCAGCGATCGTACCCAACAATACGACGACGAGTATTACATCGAAACGCTAAGAGAACGCTTTATCGAAGCAATTCAACTCAAGTTAGAAGCAGATGTTCCGGTGGCTTGCTATCTATCGGGTGGAATTGATTCTTGCACAATTTTAGGAATTGCTGCCGCCTGCCAACAATCTCCGGTGAAAGCGTTTACAGTTGGATTTGACAATCAGGACTATGATGAAACTGAGATTTCAAAACAAATGTCGCAAGCGGTCGGAGCCGATCAAGACATTGTAATGACGCGGGGGGGCGAACTATACGATCACTTTGCTCGCGCAATTTGGCACACCGAGCGCAGTATCTACAATACGTTTACGATCGCCAAACTGCTCCTGAGTGAGCACGTCCATAAAGCCGGATATCGCGTTGTTCTCACGGGTGAAGGCTCCGACGAACTGTTTGCCGGATATCCTCAACTGCGATTGGATATGATTCGTCACGGCATGAATGATGCCACTCCAGAGGAACGCGCCGATCTCGAAGCTTGGCTACAAGAAAGTAATCGATTGTTCCAGGGCAATCTACTAGCTCAAAAAGCATTAGATGATCCAGCCCTAACTCAGTTAGTTGGCTTCACGCCGAGTTGCTTACAGTCCTGGTTATCAATGGGGGCACAAGTTCCTGGATTGTTGCACCCGGAGCATCGCGCTGCAACTGCGAACTATTCACCTGGAGCAGCGATCGCTACCGCCCTTGATCCTGCTCAAATCTCCGCTCGACATCCGCTTGATAAAGTGCAATACATTTGGATCAAAACTCAGTTTGAATCACAAGTTCTGGGATGGGCAGGCGATCGCGTCGATATGGCAAACTCAATGGAAGCGCGTCCTCCATTCTTGGATCATCATTTAGTTGAATTTGCGGTCACACTCCCGCCATTGATGCGTTTTCGCGGCAAGCGAGATAAGTATGTGTTGCGGGAAGCAATGAAGGGACTATTACCGCAAGCATTGTACGATCGCCAGAAGTTTGCGTTTATGGCTCCTCCTTCGCATACGGATGTGGAAAAGCAAAGAGCATTGCGATCGCTGTGTGATCTGTATCTTTCAAACCGGGCGATCGCAGATGCAGGATTGCTTGATGCTGAGGCAGTGAATCAAGTGCTGCAACGCCATGCCGATCCGAACACACCGCTTTCTGCACGAACTCAGCTAGATGGCATTATCAATCATCTATTAAGTGTTCAGATGTTGCATCAGCAGTTTGTTGCGGCAGATATTCCGAGATTGGCAAGGGAGCGATCGCAGCACTTAAATTGGCGATCTCACCAACCTGTCCTCTCTGGGGTCAGCTAA
- a CDS encoding NYN domain-containing protein, with product MSNKVAIFLDVENLSGWLKSEGGSILLQQANALGQVMIQRAYGDFSNAAISGRQEDLINLGFELVHVYHPVKGKNAADIQMVVDVMEMTARSPDISWFVLATSDADFSPLFRRLKSLGKRTIGIGRESVLSRTVQNCCDRFIYIDADKTSETAIDPQVQALKLLRQALSSLQTPTTLPLLKAEMLKQDPTFDHSKLGYGKFLKFVENANSVVKLELIKKEWLVHPVAENVNIVSLTANSKKSKKKAS from the coding sequence ATGTCAAACAAAGTCGCAATTTTCCTAGATGTTGAGAATCTATCCGGATGGTTGAAGTCAGAAGGTGGAAGCATTTTGCTGCAACAAGCGAATGCACTCGGACAGGTGATGATTCAACGAGCCTATGGTGACTTTAGTAATGCAGCGATCAGTGGTCGCCAAGAGGATCTGATTAACTTGGGCTTTGAACTTGTTCACGTTTACCATCCCGTTAAAGGCAAAAATGCTGCTGATATTCAGATGGTTGTAGATGTCATGGAGATGACTGCACGATCGCCCGATATTTCTTGGTTTGTGCTGGCAACCAGCGATGCTGACTTTTCGCCATTGTTTCGGCGGTTGAAATCACTCGGTAAGAGAACGATCGGAATTGGTCGAGAATCGGTTCTGAGTCGAACGGTGCAAAATTGTTGCGATCGCTTTATCTACATCGACGCAGATAAAACTTCGGAAACAGCAATTGATCCTCAAGTCCAAGCACTCAAATTATTAAGGCAAGCACTTTCCAGTCTTCAAACACCAACAACGCTCCCCTTACTCAAAGCAGAAATGCTGAAACAAGATCCAACATTTGATCACAGCAAGTTAGGGTATGGCAAGTTTCTTAAGTTTGTTGAGAATGCGAATTCTGTTGTCAAACTGGAGCTAATCAAAAAGGAATGGCTAGTTCATCCTGTAGCTGAGAATGTGAATATTGTTAGCCTCACCGCAAATAGCAAAAAATCTAAGAAAAAAGCAAGTTAA